From Streptosporangium album, the proteins below share one genomic window:
- a CDS encoding ABC-F family ATP-binding cassette domain-containing protein, translating into MAHVEVGHLTYVLPDGRPLLDDVSFRIGEGVKAALVGPNGAGKTTLMRLIAGDLQPVDGSVASSGGLGVMRQFIGSIRDGRTVHDLLVSVAPQRVRQAAERLDAAELVMMEREDERAQMRYAQAITDYSDAGGYDIEVLWDTCTMAALGMPYDDCKYREVTTLSGGEQKRLVLEALLRGPDQTLLLDEPDNYLDVPGKLWLEQVLRETPKTVVLVSHDRQLLANAADRIVTVESGNVWIHGGGFTTYAQARRDRNERLDELKKRWDEEHAKIKRLVLMLKQKAKYMDTMAAAYHSAQTRLRRFEEAGPPEAAPKEQFINMRLKGGRTAKRAVICEGLELTGLMKPFDLEVWYGERVAVLGSNGSGKSHFLRLVAGEDVRHTGVSRLGSRVVPGHFAQTHARPELVGRTPCEIVMTEHARLKNEAMKVLSRYELAGTIAEQRFETLSGGQQARLQILLLELSGTTLLLLDEPTDNLDLASAEALQEGLNAFDGTVVAVTHDRWFADDFDRYLVFGADGKVYESPEPVWDETRVVRPR; encoded by the coding sequence GTGGCGCACGTTGAGGTCGGGCATCTGACATATGTACTGCCGGATGGGCGGCCGTTGCTGGACGACGTGTCCTTCCGGATCGGCGAGGGGGTCAAGGCCGCGCTCGTCGGGCCCAACGGAGCGGGCAAGACGACGTTGATGCGGCTGATCGCGGGGGATCTGCAGCCGGTCGACGGGAGCGTCGCCAGCTCCGGCGGCCTGGGGGTCATGCGCCAGTTCATCGGGAGCATCCGTGACGGCCGGACGGTGCACGACCTGCTGGTCAGCGTCGCCCCGCAGCGCGTACGGCAGGCGGCCGAGCGACTCGACGCCGCCGAGCTCGTGATGATGGAGCGCGAGGACGAGAGAGCCCAGATGCGCTACGCGCAGGCCATCACCGACTACTCCGACGCGGGCGGCTACGACATCGAGGTGCTCTGGGACACCTGCACGATGGCCGCGCTCGGCATGCCGTACGACGACTGCAAATACCGTGAGGTCACCACGCTGTCGGGCGGTGAGCAGAAGCGGCTGGTGCTGGAGGCGCTGCTGCGGGGGCCGGACCAGACGCTGCTGCTGGACGAGCCGGACAACTATCTGGACGTGCCGGGCAAGCTCTGGTTGGAGCAGGTCCTGCGGGAGACGCCCAAGACGGTGGTGCTGGTCAGTCACGACCGGCAGCTCCTGGCCAACGCGGCCGACCGGATCGTCACCGTCGAGTCCGGCAACGTCTGGATCCACGGCGGGGGGTTCACCACCTACGCCCAGGCCCGCAGGGACCGCAACGAGCGCCTCGACGAGCTGAAGAAACGCTGGGACGAGGAGCACGCCAAGATCAAACGTCTGGTCCTCATGCTCAAGCAGAAGGCCAAGTACATGGACACCATGGCCGCCGCCTACCACTCGGCCCAGACCAGGCTGCGCAGGTTCGAGGAGGCCGGGCCGCCGGAGGCGGCGCCCAAGGAGCAGTTCATCAACATGAGGCTCAAGGGCGGCCGGACCGCCAAGCGGGCGGTGATCTGCGAGGGGCTGGAGCTCACCGGCCTCATGAAGCCGTTCGACCTGGAGGTCTGGTACGGCGAGCGGGTCGCGGTGCTGGGCTCCAACGGCTCCGGCAAGTCACACTTCCTGCGTCTCGTCGCCGGGGAGGACGTCCGGCACACCGGCGTGTCCAGGCTCGGTTCCCGGGTCGTCCCCGGCCACTTCGCGCAGACCCACGCCCGCCCCGAGCTCGTCGGCCGGACGCCCTGCGAGATCGTCATGACCGAGCACGCCCGGCTGAAGAACGAGGCGATGAAGGTGCTGTCCCGCTACGAGCTGGCCGGGACCATCGCCGAGCAGCGGTTCGAGACGCTGTCGGGTGGGCAGCAGGCGAGGCTGCAGATCCTGCTGCTCGAACTGTCCGGCACCACGCTGCTCCTGCTGGACGAGCCGACCGACAACCTCGACCTGGCCAGCGCCGAAGCGCTGCAGGAGGGGCTCAACGCCTTCGACGGCACCGTGGTCGCGGTCACCCACGACCGCTGGTTCGCCGACGACTTCGACCGCTATCTCGTCTTCGGCGCGGATGGAAAAGTATACGAATCGCCCGAACCGGTCTGGGATGAGACCAGGGTGGTCCGTCCGCGTTAA
- a CDS encoding DUF305 domain-containing protein, protein MATILQRLCVLGTAVFCSFGMVACGVQPHTSHVDGESAFAREMATSMKRMNDGMTAAAMTGDPDHDFSAMMIPHHQGAVDMARAELIHGSDPVLRRLAQEIIVTQQQEIDVMRRRLAVSRSTASPPGTPQATAPQPTASPARSAAEPIPVTSQDRVYTADQTSNTVSVIDPSSNRLLGVIRLGDIVPGALSPLYKGQLLVHGMGFSPDHRTLAVVSIGSNSVTLIDTATNTVKGVVYIGRSPHEAFFTPDGREVWATVRGENYVSVIDPVKMSETRRVETANGPGMVLFHPDGRYAYVPSSFTPEVNVVDTRTYKVVARVPQASPFSPNLAVSRDGTEVWFTLKDSGKTQVMSGEPPFRILATLDTGPITNHVTTVDNVNGKFAYVTVGGENTVKVYRRGESPKLVATIPVGDLPHGVWGSGDGTRVYVGLENRDAVTAIDTLTNKVLTTIPIGQQPQALVYVPQAVPSGAGTSNLVPLGRAGKASHLFLAAPEGGRGHATVSLNSMGPLDTLQIAVSGLDPQKGYTLWLVSSRTEPFERKEALATFKTNVAGAQVAQAIGPLREALTPENAQRDHQRYLLVTEEGSDTPVLVQKTP, encoded by the coding sequence ATGGCGACCATTCTGCAGCGGCTGTGCGTTCTCGGCACAGCGGTGTTCTGCTCTTTCGGCATGGTCGCGTGCGGAGTGCAGCCGCACACGTCTCACGTGGATGGGGAGTCAGCGTTCGCGCGGGAGATGGCCACGAGCATGAAACGGATGAACGACGGCATGACCGCCGCGGCGATGACCGGCGATCCCGATCATGACTTCTCCGCCATGATGATCCCGCACCATCAGGGCGCCGTCGACATGGCCAGGGCAGAGCTGATACACGGTAGCGACCCGGTTCTGCGACGGCTGGCTCAAGAGATCATCGTCACCCAGCAGCAGGAAATCGATGTCATGCGCCGCCGACTGGCGGTATCGCGATCGACAGCATCGCCCCCCGGCACTCCGCAAGCCACCGCACCGCAGCCGACCGCCTCGCCCGCCCGGAGCGCGGCCGAACCGATACCCGTCACCAGCCAGGATCGGGTCTACACCGCCGACCAGACCTCGAACACCGTTTCCGTGATCGATCCCAGCTCGAATAGGCTGCTGGGCGTCATTCGCCTCGGCGACATCGTGCCCGGCGCGCTGAGCCCGTTGTACAAAGGCCAGTTGCTCGTGCACGGAATGGGGTTCTCACCCGACCACCGGACCCTGGCGGTGGTGTCCATCGGGTCCAACTCGGTCACTCTGATCGACACGGCGACCAACACCGTCAAAGGCGTCGTCTACATCGGCCGCTCGCCGCACGAGGCGTTCTTCACGCCCGACGGCAGGGAGGTCTGGGCGACAGTCCGTGGTGAGAACTACGTCTCCGTGATCGATCCGGTGAAGATGAGCGAGACACGCCGGGTGGAGACCGCCAACGGGCCCGGCATGGTGCTGTTCCACCCGGACGGACGGTATGCCTACGTGCCCTCCAGCTTCACTCCCGAAGTGAACGTGGTGGACACGCGGACGTATAAGGTCGTCGCCCGCGTCCCACAGGCCAGCCCGTTCTCGCCGAATCTGGCCGTGAGCCGGGACGGGACGGAGGTGTGGTTCACGCTCAAGGACTCCGGCAAGACGCAGGTGATGAGCGGCGAGCCGCCCTTCCGCATCCTTGCCACACTGGACACCGGCCCCATCACCAACCACGTCACCACCGTGGACAACGTCAACGGCAAGTTCGCCTACGTGACGGTGGGCGGGGAGAACACCGTGAAGGTCTATCGCCGAGGCGAAAGCCCGAAGCTGGTCGCCACCATCCCCGTCGGCGACCTGCCCCACGGCGTCTGGGGATCCGGCGACGGGACGCGGGTCTACGTCGGCCTGGAGAACCGGGACGCGGTCACGGCGATCGACACGCTCACGAACAAGGTCCTCACGACGATTCCCATCGGTCAGCAGCCGCAGGCACTCGTTTACGTCCCGCAGGCCGTGCCCTCCGGCGCCGGTACGTCCAATCTGGTGCCGCTGGGTAGGGCTGGCAAGGCCAGTCACCTCTTCCTGGCAGCCCCGGAAGGAGGCCGGGGACACGCGACGGTTTCCCTCAATTCGATGGGCCCGCTGGACACGTTGCAAATCGCGGTGTCGGGCCTGGATCCGCAGAAGGGCTACACGCTCTGGCTGGTGTCCTCCCGAACCGAGCCATTCGAGCGGAAGGAAGCGCTCGCCACATTCAAGACGAACGTGGCCGGGGCGCAGGTCGCTCAGGCCATCGGCCCGTTGAGAGAGGCTCTCACGCCCGAGAACGCGCAACGGGACCACCAGAGGTACCTGCTGGTCACCGAAGAGGGCAGCGACACGCCGGTACTCGTCCAGAAGACTCCCTGA
- a CDS encoding type II toxin-antitoxin system VapC family toxin: MADAYVVDTGVFLRWFVDQPGFEHAREVQEAFLDGLVELETADFARIEVAGVLRKKGLLPGRLTAEEFAAAVRVIDDLGVTVHPIGADHLERAAGLAVRLTLRMYDAVFAQLALDQGIPLLTTDAKLCHAVEGVVKTELLRDAGAA, translated from the coding sequence GTGGCTGATGCCTATGTCGTCGACACCGGTGTCTTTCTGCGATGGTTCGTCGACCAGCCTGGATTCGAGCATGCCCGTGAGGTGCAGGAAGCGTTCCTGGACGGCCTCGTCGAGCTGGAGACGGCGGACTTCGCCCGGATCGAGGTGGCCGGGGTGCTGCGTAAGAAAGGACTTTTGCCGGGCCGCTTGACGGCGGAGGAGTTCGCGGCGGCCGTACGTGTTATCGACGATCTCGGCGTGACGGTTCACCCGATCGGCGCAGACCATCTGGAACGGGCCGCCGGGCTGGCGGTACGTCTGACGCTGCGCATGTACGACGCCGTCTTCGCCCAGCTGGCGCTCGATCAGGGGATCCCTCTGCTCACAACGGATGCCAAGCTCTGCCACGCGGTTGAGGGCGTGGTCAAGACCGAACTGCTCCGAGACGCGGGAGCCGCCTGA
- a CDS encoding TetR/AcrR family transcriptional regulator C-terminal domain-containing protein, translated as MKLDRAKVVTTALALLDEVGLDRLTLRRLAAELGVQAPALYWHFANKQELLDEMADALSREIPLRPLAEGEPWQNWLAERMRDQRRMLNSHRDAARLFVGARPGPSALPILQVALESLGRAGFLPREALRGLFTLSNYVSGFVLEEQAKPVREPQEELNEANRWFAGHPSLLETFAESGPPQGEETFEHGLSVILEGMRVLLSSSPDPR; from the coding sequence GTGAAACTTGACCGCGCCAAGGTCGTCACCACCGCGCTGGCGCTGCTGGACGAAGTCGGCCTGGACAGGCTGACCCTGCGCCGCCTGGCCGCCGAGCTGGGCGTGCAGGCCCCCGCGCTCTACTGGCACTTCGCCAACAAGCAGGAGTTGCTGGATGAGATGGCGGATGCGCTGTCGCGTGAGATTCCGCTGCGGCCCCTGGCCGAGGGTGAGCCCTGGCAAAACTGGCTCGCCGAACGCATGCGTGACCAGCGGCGCATGCTGAACTCCCACCGTGACGCTGCCCGGCTCTTCGTGGGCGCCCGCCCCGGGCCAAGTGCCCTCCCGATCCTCCAGGTCGCACTGGAGTCGCTGGGGCGAGCCGGCTTCCTGCCGCGTGAGGCGCTGCGGGGCCTGTTCACCCTCAGCAACTATGTCAGCGGGTTCGTGCTGGAGGAGCAGGCAAAGCCCGTGCGAGAACCACAGGAGGAGCTCAACGAGGCCAATCGGTGGTTCGCCGGTCACCCGAGCCTTCTCGAGACCTTCGCGGAAAGCGGTCCCCCGCAGGGTGAGGAGACCTTCGAACACGGCCTGTCGGTGATCTTGGAAGGCATGCGCGTCCTCCTGTCGTCTTCCCCGGACCCGAGGTGA
- a CDS encoding FAD-dependent monooxygenase — protein sequence MNHTEVLIVGAGPTGLTLACDLTRRNIPCRIIERNPVPQGGSRGFTLKPRSLEVFDDLGIADRIVAAAAVQSRTRFHLGEPLLFDLRVPPAPPSQQRPYPNSLAIPEWRTEALLRERLAELGGEVEFGRRLVDFHPGDNGVTATLERDGATETVRAAYLVGADGGRSSVRRRLGLTFAGSTDEDARAMLADAHVHGLDHSEAVHFWMAAGGHILALRPTPHAGTWQVVASVEPRRDGSWPEASLDYLQQAVTERTGRSDIRLTNPTWLSVWRYNLRMVDTYRVGRVFLAGDAAHVHSPFGGFGMNTGIQDAYNLGWKLALVLQGAANAALLDTYGAERLPVARAVLAESDRRFSAATPPRLLRPLLRFILKPFFARQQRGDRNDHPAYRTSPLSLDLAGRRKPVHASDVAPDGPVLLDAGATHTRLFDLFRDPHFTMLAFGSQGAQAVEHATGELTDHLHAYTVIVPGQQPPAGTTALIDTEGLVRRAYGAREDTLIVIRPDGYIGLIAHGPTDHAVRGYLDRTLLRSTGTATPPPAHFRMNGPAFKSLRGSKRSWLPCLLNQPQRAPRRHPSQRFSGRALH from the coding sequence ATGAACCACACCGAGGTGCTGATCGTCGGTGCCGGACCGACCGGGCTGACCCTGGCCTGTGATCTGACACGCCGGAACATCCCCTGCCGGATCATCGAACGGAACCCGGTTCCGCAGGGCGGTTCGCGGGGCTTCACCCTCAAACCGCGCAGCTTGGAGGTGTTCGACGATCTCGGCATCGCCGACCGCATCGTGGCCGCTGCCGCGGTTCAGTCCCGGACCCGCTTTCACCTGGGCGAGCCGTTGCTGTTCGACCTGCGGGTGCCGCCCGCACCGCCCTCGCAGCAGCGGCCTTATCCCAACTCGCTGGCCATTCCCGAGTGGCGGACCGAGGCCCTCCTGCGCGAGCGGCTGGCCGAACTGGGCGGCGAGGTCGAGTTCGGCCGCCGCCTGGTCGACTTCCACCCCGGCGACAACGGTGTGACCGCGACCCTGGAGCGCGACGGCGCCACCGAGACCGTTCGCGCCGCCTACTTGGTCGGCGCGGATGGCGGCCGCAGCTCCGTCCGCCGCCGCCTCGGCCTCACTTTCGCCGGCTCCACCGACGAAGACGCGCGGGCGATGCTCGCCGACGCGCATGTGCACGGGCTGGACCACTCCGAGGCGGTGCATTTCTGGATGGCCGCCGGCGGCCACATCCTCGCGCTCAGACCCACTCCCCACGCCGGCACCTGGCAGGTCGTGGCCTCCGTCGAACCACGCCGCGACGGCAGCTGGCCCGAAGCGTCGCTGGACTACCTGCAACAGGCGGTGACCGAACGCACCGGTCGCAGCGACATCCGCCTGACCAACCCGACCTGGCTGTCGGTATGGCGCTACAACCTGCGCATGGTCGACACCTACCGCGTCGGCCGTGTGTTCCTCGCCGGCGACGCCGCTCACGTCCACAGTCCGTTCGGCGGATTCGGCATGAACACCGGCATCCAGGACGCCTACAACCTCGGCTGGAAGCTGGCACTGGTCCTCCAGGGCGCCGCGAACGCCGCTCTGCTCGACACCTACGGAGCAGAGCGGTTGCCCGTCGCACGCGCAGTGCTGGCCGAAAGCGACCGGCGGTTCTCCGCGGCCACACCGCCACGCCTACTGCGGCCGTTGCTGCGCTTCATCCTCAAGCCGTTCTTCGCGCGGCAGCAGCGCGGTGACCGCAACGACCACCCGGCCTACCGCACCAGCCCGTTGAGCCTGGATCTGGCCGGCCGCAGAAAGCCCGTCCACGCCAGCGATGTCGCCCCCGACGGCCCCGTCCTGCTCGACGCCGGCGCAACGCACACACGACTGTTCGACCTGTTCCGCGACCCGCACTTCACCATGTTGGCCTTCGGCTCCCAAGGCGCTCAAGCAGTCGAACACGCCACCGGCGAACTCACAGACCACCTGCACGCCTACACCGTCATCGTGCCCGGACAGCAACCTCCGGCCGGCACCACCGCCCTGATCGACACGGAAGGCCTCGTCCGGCGTGCCTACGGCGCCCGCGAAGACACTCTGATCGTCATCCGGCCGGACGGCTACATCGGGCTCATCGCACACGGTCCCACAGATCACGCAGTGCGTGGCTACCTCGACCGGACCCTTCTACGGTCTACCGGCACAGCGACCCCCCCGCCCGCCCACTTCAGGATGAACGGACCGGCCTTCAAGAGCCTGCGGGGATCCAAGAGGTCATGGCTCCCATGTCTGCTGAACCAACCTCAACGTGCGCCACGACGGCATCCCTCCCAAAGGTTTTCGGGAAGGGCACTCCACTGA
- a CDS encoding DUF6036 family nucleotidyltransferase — translation MSVGLGRDEILELLNELSTELAARGARADLFLVGGAAIAVAYDSARSTRDLDGVFLPTEVVRQATLAVAERRGLAKDWLNDAVKGFLPGPDPDAQRYYSSDSLTVDVASARYLLAMKLFSSRVENDADDIMFLYRQLGFTTVEEGLDLVESVYHGRAVEPKVQFLLSEIVTALHDQDGPPAPPDEPQP, via the coding sequence ATGAGCGTCGGACTTGGCCGGGACGAGATCCTCGAGCTTCTGAACGAGCTGAGTACGGAGCTGGCCGCACGCGGCGCCAGAGCAGACCTGTTTCTCGTAGGAGGCGCGGCGATCGCTGTGGCCTACGACAGTGCGAGATCCACGAGAGACCTCGACGGGGTATTCCTTCCGACCGAGGTGGTCAGACAGGCGACACTCGCCGTGGCCGAACGTCGCGGTCTGGCCAAGGACTGGCTCAACGACGCGGTGAAAGGTTTCCTGCCCGGCCCCGACCCCGATGCTCAGCGGTACTACTCCAGCGACTCTCTGACCGTTGATGTCGCATCGGCACGCTACCTGCTCGCGATGAAACTTTTCTCGTCACGTGTGGAGAACGACGCCGACGACATCATGTTTCTCTACCGGCAACTTGGTTTCACCACCGTGGAGGAAGGGCTCGACCTGGTCGAGAGCGTCTATCACGGCCGTGCGGTCGAGCCAAAGGTTCAGTTCCTGCTCAGCGAGATCGTGACGGCACTCCACGACCAGGACGGACCGCCCGCACCACCGGATGAGCCTCAGCCGTGA
- a CDS encoding sigma factor-like helix-turn-helix DNA-binding protein — translation MLEHARQRRAAILTAHLEGLSIRRIAEELGCSPAVVQSAIRAAREDIS, via the coding sequence ATGCTGGAGCATGCGAGACAGAGGCGCGCAGCGATCCTGACAGCTCATCTGGAAGGCCTGTCCATAAGACGCATCGCCGAAGAACTCGGATGCAGCCCCGCCGTCGTCCAATCCGCGATCCGCGCCGCGCGCGAAGACATTTCCTGA
- a CDS encoding CGNR zinc finger domain-containing protein: MTAVELVGNALCLDFANTVNARPVARRDWLGTPEEAVTWAAATGHPIEEPDGLAAALPDARELREAVFRVFQPLTQGDRAPQPDLDVVVALHGDGIAHGRLEEADGNFRFSWGAPRTVRILLWEVAASAVELLTHGPLDRLGECPSCCWLFLDVSKNRRRRWCSMTTCGSRDKSRRYYAGRSS; this comes from the coding sequence ATGACTGCCGTCGAGCTGGTTGGAAACGCGCTGTGCCTGGACTTCGCCAACACGGTCAACGCCCGTCCGGTGGCTCGGCGAGACTGGCTGGGCACCCCGGAGGAGGCTGTGACCTGGGCCGCGGCGACGGGGCATCCGATCGAGGAGCCGGATGGGCTCGCAGCGGCCCTGCCGGATGCCCGCGAGCTGCGTGAGGCGGTGTTCCGGGTGTTCCAGCCGCTTACGCAGGGGGACCGGGCGCCACAGCCGGATCTGGATGTCGTCGTCGCGTTGCACGGTGACGGCATTGCTCATGGCCGGCTGGAGGAAGCCGACGGGAACTTCCGGTTCTCGTGGGGGGCGCCGCGTACGGTACGAATCCTGCTCTGGGAGGTCGCGGCTTCGGCGGTCGAGCTGCTCACCCACGGGCCACTGGATCGGCTCGGTGAGTGTCCGTCGTGCTGTTGGTTGTTCCTGGACGTCAGCAAGAATCGTCGCCGCCGGTGGTGCAGCATGACCACCTGCGGCAGCCGCGACAAGTCGCGGCGCTACTACGCGGGGCGCTCCTCCTGA
- a CDS encoding MFS transporter — protein MRLLPLSLGRPFNALWFGTGAANLGDGMALFVLPLLAIAADASPGGVAAVTAALTLAWPIFGLHAGWIVDRVDRRMLLSGVNLVRALMLSGLTVSHFTGTLSLPLLLTVAVLLGAAETLVDTALTSTIPMVVEPAGRNRANARIEATINVTNQLAGPPLAGLLAGLALALATGASAALYALAVAGIAMMALRRAPAEARTAGGSDVVAGFRYLWRQPVVRTLTLFTAMMNIPWAVATALLVVYAVSPGPLDLTTTQYGLVLTAMAVGGLLAAAVVEPLQRRFGVTRLLIVDAAGTVLLVAPVALDGPVWTVVAGAVIAGAGSSIWRILVATIRQNLSPPELLGRIYAASRMLSWGVIPASAALAGVAAELWGVRAVFVLATGLAVVVLGVFVPYALRTDLSAAIEPKVDHQPVA, from the coding sequence ATGCGCCTCCTCCCCCTGTCGCTGGGCCGGCCGTTCAACGCGCTGTGGTTCGGCACTGGTGCCGCGAACCTCGGCGACGGCATGGCGCTGTTCGTCCTGCCACTACTCGCCATCGCCGCCGACGCCTCACCCGGCGGAGTGGCGGCCGTGACGGCGGCGCTTACCCTGGCATGGCCGATCTTCGGCCTGCACGCCGGCTGGATCGTCGATCGGGTCGACCGCCGGATGCTGCTGAGCGGCGTCAACCTGGTCCGCGCGCTGATGCTGTCCGGCCTCACCGTCAGCCACTTCACCGGCACCCTGTCGCTGCCGCTACTCCTCACCGTGGCGGTGCTGCTCGGCGCGGCCGAGACGTTGGTCGACACCGCGCTGACCTCGACCATCCCCATGGTCGTCGAACCCGCCGGTCGCAACAGAGCCAACGCACGCATCGAGGCGACCATCAACGTCACCAACCAACTCGCCGGCCCACCGCTCGCGGGTCTACTGGCAGGCCTCGCCCTCGCCCTGGCCACCGGCGCGAGTGCGGCCCTCTACGCCCTGGCCGTCGCCGGGATCGCCATGATGGCCCTGCGCCGGGCGCCCGCCGAGGCTCGAACCGCAGGGGGCAGCGACGTGGTCGCCGGCTTCCGGTACCTGTGGCGACAGCCGGTGGTGCGAACGCTGACCCTCTTCACCGCCATGATGAACATCCCCTGGGCGGTCGCGACGGCCCTGCTCGTCGTGTACGCCGTCAGCCCCGGCCCGCTCGATCTCACCACAACCCAGTACGGCCTGGTGCTGACGGCGATGGCCGTGGGCGGACTGCTCGCGGCGGCGGTGGTGGAGCCGTTGCAGCGCCGGTTCGGGGTGACCAGGCTGCTGATCGTCGACGCCGCCGGGACCGTTCTGCTGGTGGCGCCTGTGGCGCTGGACGGGCCGGTCTGGACCGTGGTCGCAGGGGCAGTGATCGCTGGGGCCGGGTCGAGCATCTGGCGCATCCTGGTGGCCACGATCCGGCAGAACCTGTCGCCGCCGGAGTTGCTGGGGCGTATCTACGCCGCGTCTCGGATGCTCAGTTGGGGCGTGATTCCCGCCAGCGCGGCGCTGGCTGGAGTCGCGGCGGAGCTATGGGGCGTACGGGCGGTGTTCGTCCTGGCCACGGGGCTCGCCGTCGTCGTGCTGGGCGTCTTCGTGCCATACGCGCTCCGTACGGATCTGTCCGCGGCCATCGAGCCGAAAGTGGACCATCAGCCCGTCGCGTGA